A genomic segment from Helicobacter sp. NHP19-012 encodes:
- the acnB gene encoding bifunctional aconitate hydratase 2/2-methylisocitrate dehydratase: protein MDFLQEYQAALQERAKEHIPPLPLSAKQVQSVVEILMHSTNSDACAFAKDLLIHRVSPGVDEGAQVKAEFLGQVALKKCACSYFSPLEAVRYLGTMLGGYNVAPLILALQSTDTEVAKEACQALKSTLLVYNSFETIANLSKSNTLAKEVLESWANAEWFLNKPALPEKLELCVLKIDGETNTDDLSPASDAFTRSDIPLHANAMLKNRIENTAQRLEKAKSKGVPVVYVGDVVGTGSSRKSATNSLMWHFGQDIPFVPNKRTGGVVIGGVIAPIFFATCEDSGALPLVADVKDLHEGDIIQVYPYKGEIHKQGQVVSRFNLEPATLADEFRAGGRIALIIGRGLTNKARKFLGLGTSSVFASPKQPAESNKGYTLAQKMVGRACGVAGVRPGAYCEPVTTTVGSQDTTGAMTRDEVKELASLSFEADFVLQSFCHTAAYPKPADVSLQATLPQFFTSRGGVALKPKDGIIHSWLNRMGLPDTLGTGGDSHTRFPIGISFPAGSGLVAFAAVTGTMPLNMPESVLVRFKGQMQPGITLRDLVNAIPYYAIKQGLLTVEKKGKKNIFNGRILEIEGLGDIKIEQAFEFSDASAERSAAACTVRLNKEPIIEYLSSNTQLIEQMVESGYEHKDTLKRRAAKMQEWIDNPILLEPDADAEYAAVIEIDLNEIKEPIVACPNDPDDVATLSEVLNNPKRPQKIDEVFIGSCMTNIGHFRAFGEIVKGAGATPIRLWVVPPTKMDEQQLIKEGYFAIFGAAGARTEVPGCSLCMGNQARVRDNAVVFSTSTRNFDNRMGKGAQVYLGSAELGAVCALLGKIPTPKEYLDLVADKLSARKEEIYRYMNFHLMEKMAL, encoded by the coding sequence ATGGACTTTTTACAAGAATACCAGGCCGCCCTGCAAGAGAGGGCAAAAGAGCATATCCCCCCCTTGCCTTTAAGTGCCAAGCAAGTGCAAAGCGTGGTGGAGATTTTAATGCACTCCACAAACAGCGATGCATGTGCTTTTGCGAAGGATTTATTGATCCACAGGGTGAGCCCCGGGGTCGATGAAGGCGCACAGGTCAAAGCCGAGTTTCTAGGGCAAGTGGCGTTGAAAAAATGTGCGTGTTCGTATTTTAGCCCCCTAGAGGCGGTGCGTTATTTAGGCACAATGCTAGGCGGTTACAATGTCGCCCCCCTGATTTTAGCCCTGCAAAGCACAGATACAGAAGTGGCTAAAGAAGCCTGCCAAGCCTTAAAATCTACGCTTCTTGTCTATAACTCTTTTGAAACCATCGCCAATTTAAGCAAGAGCAATACCCTAGCTAAAGAAGTGCTAGAGTCGTGGGCGAATGCTGAATGGTTTTTAAACAAGCCTGCTTTGCCTGAGAAATTAGAGCTATGCGTTCTTAAAATCGATGGCGAAACCAACACGGACGATTTAAGCCCAGCTAGCGATGCTTTCACCCGTAGCGACATACCCCTACACGCCAATGCGATGCTTAAAAACCGCATTGAAAACACCGCCCAAAGGCTAGAAAAAGCCAAATCTAAGGGCGTGCCGGTGGTGTATGTGGGCGATGTGGTCGGCACGGGCAGCTCGCGTAAGAGTGCGACCAACTCTTTGATGTGGCACTTTGGGCAGGACATTCCCTTTGTGCCGAATAAACGCACGGGGGGCGTGGTGATCGGGGGGGTCATTGCCCCGATTTTCTTTGCCACTTGTGAGGACAGCGGTGCATTGCCCTTAGTGGCTGATGTCAAGGATTTACACGAGGGCGACATTATCCAAGTCTATCCTTACAAGGGCGAAATCCATAAACAAGGGCAGGTGGTGAGCCGCTTTAATTTAGAGCCCGCCACCCTAGCCGATGAGTTTCGCGCTGGGGGGCGTATCGCCTTAATTATTGGGCGAGGCTTAACCAATAAAGCCCGTAAATTCTTAGGCTTAGGCACTTCGAGCGTCTTTGCCAGCCCAAAGCAACCCGCTGAGAGCAATAAAGGCTACACCCTAGCGCAAAAAATGGTCGGCAGGGCGTGCGGCGTGGCAGGGGTGCGCCCCGGGGCTTACTGCGAGCCTGTTACCACCACCGTAGGCAGCCAAGACACCACAGGAGCGATGACTAGAGATGAGGTTAAAGAGCTAGCCAGCCTTAGCTTTGAGGCGGATTTTGTGCTGCAATCCTTTTGCCACACTGCCGCTTACCCCAAGCCTGCCGATGTGAGCTTGCAAGCCACCTTGCCCCAGTTTTTCACCAGTAGGGGGGGCGTGGCTTTAAAACCTAAAGATGGCATTATCCACTCTTGGCTAAATCGCATGGGACTACCCGACACTTTAGGCACGGGCGGAGACAGCCACACGCGTTTTCCTATCGGCATTAGTTTTCCCGCCGGCAGTGGCTTAGTCGCCTTTGCGGCGGTAACCGGCACGATGCCCTTAAACATGCCCGAGTCGGTGTTGGTGCGTTTTAAGGGGCAAATGCAGCCGGGGATCACTCTAAGGGATTTGGTGAATGCCATTCCTTACTACGCCATTAAGCAGGGCTTGCTCACCGTGGAGAAAAAGGGCAAGAAAAATATTTTCAATGGGCGGATTTTAGAGATCGAGGGCTTGGGCGACATTAAAATCGAGCAAGCCTTTGAGTTCAGCGATGCGAGTGCTGAAAGGAGTGCCGCCGCTTGCACCGTGCGTTTAAATAAAGAGCCCATCATTGAGTATTTGAGCTCAAATACTCAGCTCATAGAGCAAATGGTAGAAAGTGGCTACGAGCATAAAGACACCTTAAAAAGACGGGCGGCCAAAATGCAAGAGTGGATTGACAACCCCATCTTGCTTGAGCCAGATGCGGACGCTGAATACGCCGCCGTGATTGAGATTGACTTAAACGAGATTAAAGAGCCCATTGTGGCGTGCCCCAATGACCCGGACGATGTGGCGACTTTAAGCGAGGTGCTAAACAACCCCAAACGCCCCCAAAAGATTGATGAGGTGTTTATCGGCAGTTGTATGACGAATATCGGGCATTTTAGAGCCTTTGGCGAGATTGTCAAGGGGGCGGGGGCAACCCCCATCCGCCTTTGGGTGGTGCCCCCCACGAAAATGGACGAGCAACAGCTCATAAAAGAGGGCTATTTTGCCATTTTTGGGGCAGCGGGGGCGCGCACCGAAGTGCCCGGCTGCAGCTTGTGTATGGGTAATCAGGCAAGGGTGCGAGATAACGCCGTGGTGTTCTCCACTTCCACACGCAATTTTGACAATCGCATGGGCAAGGGCGCACAGGTGTATTTAGGCAGTGCCGAGCTTGGGGCGGTGTGTGCTCTGCTTGGTAAAATCCCCACGCCCAAAGAGTATTTAGACCTAGTGGCAGACAAGCTCAGTGCCCGCAAGGAGGAGATTTACCGCTACATGAACTTCCACCTAATGGAGAAAATGGCGCTGTAG
- a CDS encoding MqnA/MqnD/SBP family protein, with protein sequence MRFGKIDYLNLLPFDIFIKGYPTPSSFKQCLNHRKSYPAKLNHDFFFRRIDAGFISSLAGYDSWRKKQVTSCAIIGNKKVLSVLVLLQEKEGLDAQSATSNALCQVLGLKGQVLIGDKALRFYHQPQPKSDFVDLATLWHQKTGLPFVFGRFCYQAHGKFYTKMAKAFYQRPIKIPHYILEQRAKQSGLNRGQILYYLKHILYRVRPKEEFSLHCFYRQVRLKRVPRPRRF encoded by the coding sequence ATGCGTTTTGGAAAAATTGATTATTTGAATTTGCTCCCCTTTGACATTTTCATCAAGGGCTACCCCACGCCCTCAAGTTTCAAGCAATGCTTAAACCACAGAAAATCCTACCCTGCCAAGCTCAACCACGACTTCTTTTTTAGGCGTATCGATGCAGGCTTTATCTCGTCTTTGGCAGGGTATGATTCTTGGCGTAAAAAGCAGGTTACCTCCTGTGCCATCATTGGCAATAAAAAGGTTTTAAGCGTACTAGTGCTGTTGCAAGAAAAAGAAGGTTTAGACGCGCAATCGGCGACTTCTAACGCCCTGTGCCAAGTCTTGGGGCTTAAGGGGCAAGTGCTCATCGGGGATAAAGCCCTGCGTTTTTACCACCAGCCCCAGCCCAAGAGCGATTTTGTGGATTTAGCCACGCTGTGGCACCAAAAAACGGGCTTACCCTTTGTCTTTGGGCGTTTTTGCTACCAAGCCCATGGCAAGTTTTATACAAAAATGGCAAAAGCCTTTTATCAAAGACCCATTAAAATCCCCCATTATATCCTAGAGCAAAGAGCCAAGCAAAGCGGGCTAAATCGGGGGCAAATTCTGTACTACTTAAAGCACATTTTATACAGAGTACGCCCCAAAGAAGAGTTTTCTTTGCACTGCTTTTACCGCCAAGTGCGTTTGAAAAGAGTCCCTAGACCTAGACGCTTTTAG
- a CDS encoding N-acetylmuramoyl-L-alanine amidase family protein encodes MRFLFLCLFVCTLGAHTLKIINVVPFGVSSFRITFNQPINRHVLQETRFAHFKALLRVQAQLQPPPRRYHFANKSAIKIVHHHKTTQIWITWNKNTAYSYKIAHNHLYIFIQTHPLVRQKVRILESNPKELKQFKVVIDPGHGGHDCGALGVNHVCEKRIVLAVAKDLQQELAKRGYKVYMTRKKDVYISLKARTEFANNNNADLFISIHANSIPKNAPTNPEGIETYFLSTARSERARKVAEQENQDDVKIMDYFSKLSFLNSLNSQRLIISNKLAIDVQFGMLNKLRKHYKGVVDGGVREGPFWVLAGALMPSILIEIGYNSNPKESKRIQDKRYEQWLAQGIADGVQSFISKNY; translated from the coding sequence GTGCGCTTCCTTTTTCTCTGCCTTTTTGTCTGTACCCTGGGCGCACACACGCTTAAAATCATCAATGTCGTCCCCTTTGGGGTGAGTTCTTTTAGAATCACCTTTAACCAGCCCATCAACCGCCATGTGTTGCAAGAAACCCGCTTTGCGCATTTTAAGGCCCTATTGCGGGTGCAAGCCCAGCTTCAACCCCCACCTAGACGCTACCACTTCGCCAACAAGAGTGCTATTAAAATCGTCCACCACCATAAAACCACGCAAATTTGGATCACTTGGAATAAGAACACCGCCTACAGCTACAAAATCGCCCACAACCACTTGTATATTTTTATCCAAACCCACCCTTTGGTGCGCCAAAAGGTGCGGATTTTAGAATCCAACCCCAAAGAGTTGAAGCAGTTTAAGGTAGTGATCGACCCCGGGCATGGCGGGCATGACTGCGGGGCGTTGGGGGTCAACCATGTTTGCGAAAAGCGCATTGTGCTCGCCGTGGCTAAGGACTTACAACAAGAATTAGCCAAAAGGGGCTATAAAGTCTATATGACGCGTAAAAAGGATGTTTATATCAGCCTGAAAGCCCGCACCGAATTTGCCAACAACAATAACGCCGACTTGTTTATCTCCATACACGCCAATTCTATCCCCAAAAACGCCCCCACCAACCCCGAGGGCATTGAAACCTATTTTCTCTCCACTGCTAGAAGCGAGCGGGCGCGCAAGGTCGCCGAGCAGGAAAACCAAGATGATGTCAAAATCATGGACTATTTCTCCAAACTCTCTTTCTTAAACTCTCTTAACTCACAAAGGCTCATCATCTCAAATAAACTTGCCATTGATGTGCAGTTTGGGATGTTAAACAAATTGCGCAAACATTATAAAGGCGTGGTGGATGGGGGCGTGCGCGAGGGGCCCTTTTGGGTGCTTGCGGGGGCTTTAATGCCCTCGATCTTGATTGAGATTGGCTACAACTCCAACCCCAAAGAGTCCAAACGCATCCAAGACAAACGCTATGAGCAATGGCTCGCCCAAGGGATTGCCGATGGCGTGCAAAGTTTCATTAGTAAAAACTACTGA
- a CDS encoding nitronate monooxygenase translates to MISTLKPLKIGKHTIQYPIFQGGMGVGISWDELAGNAAKEGVLGVISAVGTGYYKNMRYVEKIVAKKPFEALNFYSKQALNEIFKNARKICGAKPLGANILHAINEYGRVVRDACEAGANVIITGAGLPTNMPEFTKDFPSVALVPIISSIKALQIICKRWSARYKKIPDAVVVEGPLSGGHQGFKYEDCFKEEFQLEHLVPGIVEAAKEWGDIPIIAAGGIWDRKDIDTMLSLGASGVQMATRFLGTKECDAKVYAEILPALKKEDILLIKSPVGYPARAINTGVLERIKEGNAPKIACVSNCVSPCNRGEEARNVGYCIADGLGRAHQGNRAEGLYFTGANGYRIEKIISVHELVQELTQG, encoded by the coding sequence ATGATTTCTACATTAAAACCGCTCAAAATCGGCAAACACACGATCCAATATCCCATTTTTCAAGGGGGCATGGGCGTGGGGATCAGTTGGGATGAATTGGCTGGTAACGCCGCCAAAGAGGGCGTTTTAGGCGTGATCTCGGCGGTGGGCACGGGCTATTACAAGAACATGCGCTATGTGGAGAAGATCGTGGCAAAAAAGCCCTTTGAAGCCTTGAACTTCTACTCCAAACAAGCCCTAAATGAAATCTTTAAAAATGCCCGTAAAATTTGTGGGGCTAAACCCTTGGGGGCGAATATCCTACACGCCATCAACGAATATGGGCGCGTGGTGCGGGACGCTTGTGAGGCGGGGGCAAATGTCATCATCACAGGGGCAGGCTTGCCCACAAACATGCCCGAGTTTACCAAGGACTTTCCTAGCGTGGCTCTAGTCCCCATCATCTCTTCAATCAAGGCTTTACAAATCATTTGCAAGCGCTGGAGTGCGCGTTATAAGAAAATCCCCGATGCCGTGGTTGTAGAGGGGCCTTTGAGCGGTGGGCATCAGGGTTTCAAATACGAGGATTGTTTCAAGGAAGAGTTCCAGCTAGAACATTTGGTCCCGGGTATTGTGGAGGCGGCCAAGGAGTGGGGGGACATCCCCATCATCGCCGCTGGGGGCATTTGGGATAGGAAGGACATAGACACCATGCTAAGTCTAGGGGCAAGCGGGGTGCAAATGGCGACCCGCTTTTTAGGCACGAAGGAGTGCGATGCCAAGGTCTACGCTGAGATTTTGCCCGCCTTGAAAAAAGAGGATATTTTGCTTATTAAATCCCCCGTGGGCTACCCCGCCCGCGCGATCAACACGGGAGTTTTAGAGCGCATCAAAGAGGGCAATGCCCCTAAGATCGCCTGCGTGAGCAATTGTGTGAGCCCTTGCAATAGAGGTGAAGAAGCCCGCAATGTAGGCTATTGTATCGCCGATGGACTCGGGCGGGCACATCAGGGCAACCGCGCGGAGGGGCTGTATTTCACGGGGGCCAATGGATACCGCATTGAAAAGATCATCAGCGTACACGAACTCGTGCAAGAGCTGACCCAAGGCTAA
- the tyrS gene encoding tyrosine--tRNA ligase: MSVQEAMADITRGMGECIGLEYLQSLVAKFYTTGERFSAKAGFDPTAPDLHLGHAVLLNKLATLQKHGAKVQFVIGDFTATIGDPSGKSETRKTLSFEEVLTNAKTYEQQVFKILDPALTEVCFNSKWLSPLGAEGLLVLTSKFSVARMLERDDFEKRHKENKPISMVEFMYPLLQGYDSVALQSDIELGGNDQKFNLLVGRFLQRAYGLSKEQSVLTMPLLEGLDGVAKMSKSLGNYIGVSEEAKSMYAKLLSISDALMWRYYELLSSKTSAEIAELKMGVEKGALHPKAAKENLALEITARLHSKEQAQGAKAAFDLIFSQKQIPDDLAQMEFSAGVWIAQVLKEARLCPSTSQARRDIRAGGVKIDQEVLLDEQFHFSAGTYVVQVGKRKFLKAIIR; the protein is encoded by the coding sequence ATGAGTGTTCAAGAGGCGATGGCAGACATCACAAGAGGCATGGGCGAGTGCATCGGCTTGGAGTATTTGCAAAGCCTAGTGGCAAAATTCTACACCACAGGGGAGCGTTTCAGCGCGAAGGCGGGCTTTGACCCAACAGCTCCCGATTTGCACCTAGGGCATGCCGTGCTTTTAAATAAGCTCGCCACTTTACAAAAACACGGGGCAAAGGTGCAGTTTGTGATCGGAGATTTCACCGCCACGATTGGCGATCCCAGTGGCAAGAGCGAAACGAGAAAGACTCTAAGTTTTGAAGAAGTTTTAACCAACGCTAAGACCTACGAGCAACAGGTGTTTAAAATCTTAGACCCCGCCTTGACTGAGGTTTGTTTCAACTCCAAGTGGCTAAGCCCGCTGGGGGCGGAGGGCTTGTTGGTATTGACTTCTAAATTCTCAGTGGCTAGAATGCTTGAAAGAGATGACTTTGAAAAACGCCACAAGGAAAATAAGCCCATCAGTATGGTTGAGTTCATGTATCCGCTTTTGCAAGGTTACGACTCCGTGGCACTACAAAGTGATATTGAACTTGGGGGCAACGATCAAAAGTTTAATCTGCTCGTGGGGCGGTTTTTGCAAAGAGCTTATGGCTTGTCTAAGGAGCAGAGCGTGCTGACCATGCCCCTTTTGGAGGGCTTGGATGGTGTGGCTAAAATGAGTAAGAGTTTAGGCAATTACATCGGGGTGAGCGAAGAGGCTAAGAGCATGTATGCTAAACTTTTGAGCATCAGTGATGCCTTGATGTGGCGTTACTACGAACTTTTAAGCAGCAAAACGAGCGCAGAAATTGCAGAGCTTAAAATGGGGGTAGAAAAGGGGGCTTTGCACCCCAAGGCAGCGAAAGAGAACCTAGCCCTAGAGATCACCGCCCGCTTGCACTCTAAAGAGCAGGCACAAGGGGCTAAAGCCGCCTTTGATCTCATCTTTAGCCAAAAGCAAATCCCCGATGATTTGGCGCAAATGGAGTTTAGCGCAGGGGTTTGGATCGCCCAAGTGCTTAAAGAGGCGCGCTTGTGCCCTTCCACTTCGCAAGCTAGACGCGATATCAGGGCAGGAGGCGTAAAGATCGATCAAGAAGTGCTTTTAGACGAACAATTTCACTTTTCTGCCGGCACCTATGTCGTGCAAGTGGGTAAACGAAAATTTTTAAAAGCCATTATTCGCTAA